The Natranaeroarchaeum aerophilus region GGCCAACCTGATGGACATGGAGAAGATGTCCAAGTACCAGGAACAGATGAAGGCTCTGCAGGACCGTCGTGAGGAGGCCAAAGAGCGCGGCGACGACGAGGCGCTCGAACGCATTCAGGAAGAACAGATGGAGGCGATGGGCGACCAGATCGGGATGTTCAAAGAGCAGTTCCGCCCGATGGTCTGGATCATGGTGCTTACTATCCCGATCTTCCTGTGGATCTACTGGGCAGTCAACGCGGGACAGCTGACGGCCGCCGAACAGACCATGATCATGCCCTTCGCCGGCGAGGTGACCCTCGCCTCGGGCATCGTCGGTCCGATGCAGTCCTGGATCGTCTGGTACTTCCTGTGTTCGCTCGGATTTACCCAGCTGATCCGGAAGGCGCTGAATATCAACACGACGCCGTCCTGACGACCCGACCGCCCGCCAGAACTGACCCAAGTTCAAAACCTCTTTTACCGGCAATCACCGAGATGGGATATGTTACTAACAGTCTCCGGCCCGCCGGGGAGCGGGAAGAGCACTACTGCGGCGGCGCTGGCCGACGAGTTCGGCATCGAGCACGTGAGTGGCGGCGATATCTTCCGCTCGCTGGCCGATGAACGAGGCTACTCGCTCGCCGAATTCAACGAACTCGCCGAGGAAGACGATCAGATCGACCGCGATCTCGACCGACGACTCCAGACGATCGCTCGCGAACGCGACGATATTGTGCTCGAATCACGGCTGTCCGGCTGGCTCGCTGCCGACGAGGCTGACGTCCGAATCTGGCTCGACGCACCACTCCATGTTCGTGCTGTCCGGATCGCCGACCGGGAGGACAAATCGGTCGAGCAGGCCAAACGCGAGACGGAAGAACGGGAGGCCAGCGAGCGCGAACGGTATCTTGACTACTACGATATCGACATCGCCGATCTATCGATCTACGATCTGAGTATCAACACCGCTCGCTGGGACGAGGCGACGGTGTTCGACCTCCTCGTCGAATCCGTCGAGGGGTATGACACCGCGAGCGACGAAGGCAAGCTACAAATTACCGCCGACTACGAGTTCTAACCCATGCGTGGTCCGCCAGCGGAACGATCGCCCGCCGAGTTACTTAGCTTCGGCGTCATTAATCTCGACAAGCCTCCCGGCCCCTCCGCACATCAGGTGACCGGCGACCTCCGGGATGCGGTCGGTGAACACGTCCCGGAGGACGCGTACGCCGGTGAGTGGGGCGCGGCCCACTCGGGGACGCTTGACCCGAAAGTAACCGGCTGTCTGCCGGTGCTACTTGGGGACGCGACCCGGCTCGCACAGGTGTTTCTCGAAGGAAGCAAAGAGTATGTCGCGGTCCTGGAACTTCACGACGATCCGCCCAGCGATATCGAGGCTGTCGTCTCCGAGTTCGAGGGACGACTGTACCAGAAGCCGCCGAAAAAGAGCGCCGTCTCGCGTCGTCTGAGAGTTCGTGAGATCTACGATCTCGATCTCCTGGAGGTACGAGAACGACAGGCACTCCTGCGGATCCGGTGTGAGAGCGGAACCTACATCCGCAAGCTCTGTCACGATATTGGGCTAGCTCTGGGAACCGGCGGACATATGGGTCATCTTCGCCGGACAGCTACCGACCCGTTCGACGACACCGATCTACACACCATGCACGATCTCGTCGACGCGCTCGCGGCACTCGATGAGGGCGAGCAAGAGCAGCTGCGCGACGTCATCTCGCCAGCAGAACGTGCCCTCACTCACATCCCACGTGTAACGATTGCTCATTCTGCCGCTCAGGAAGTAGCAGAAGGCGCACCGGTGTACGCGCCTGGCGTGATCGATGTCGACGGTGTGGATGAGAAGACGGCGGAGCCACTGGTCGCGTGTTACACGCCGGACGGTGCGGCGGTCTGTCTCGGACACCTGGTCGGCGATCCCGACGCCGAACGCGGGATCGTGGTCGAACTCGAACGCGTCCTCGTGTAGGCGACAGGTTTCAGTAGCTCGCGTCCCGAATTCCAGTATGACCAATCGACCGACTGCGCTGTCGATGCGCTGGGAGGACGTACTCTTTGCTCACTGGCCGGTCGAGCCTGCTCTCGTCCAGCCGACGCTCCCGGACGGCCTCGAAGTCGATGAGTTCGAGGGGCAGGCGTATCTGAGCGTTGTCGCGTTCGTCATGAGCGATATCAGCCCGCGGGGCGTCCCGGTCGGGCTCTCCTTCCCCGAGCTGAACCTGCGTACCTACGTTACCCACGGGGAGGGACCACCGGGCATCTACTTCTACAATCTCGATGCCGACGACCGGATCGGCGTCCCAGTTGCCCGCACACTGTTCGGGCTCCCGTACTACAGAGCCAAGATGGACATCGCCCGGTTTCACGAGGGGATCCGATTCCGAAGCCGCCGAACTCACGACGGCGTTCCACCCGCATCCTTCGACGCCACGTATCGACCGACCGGAGAACCATATCAGCCGGGGGCGGGAACGCTGGAGAGCTTCCTGACCGAGCGCTATCGGTTCTACGCGGTTGGCCGTGATCGACTCCCAGCGGTCGACCTCGGCGGTGATCAGCTGTACGCCGGGGATATTGCACACGGCCCCTGGACGCTTCGGGACGCCGACGTCGAGATCGATCGGAACGACCTGTTCGATGCCGCCGGGTTCGACGTCCCGGAAAGCGAGCCGATCTACCAGTACGGTCCCGAAATTGACGTCACAGCCGGTCGAGTGCGGCGGCTGTAGACGGACCGGGAGACTCTTGGCCCGACCGGACACACGGCAAGCTATGAACACGCTGTGGGTCATGAGCTACAACGTCCGGTACGATACGTCGGAGGATGGTGAGGATTCGTGGTCCGAGCGCCGGGACGGCGTCGCGGAGATCGTCCGTACGCGTCGTCCGGATCTCGTGGGGTTTCAGGAGCCGCTTCCCCACCAACTCGCCGACCTTCGAGATCGGCTTCCGGAGTACGAGATTCTCGGAGAGGGACGACGGGCGGACGGTGGCGGCGAGCACACGCCAATCGGGTTCAGGCGTGATCGGTTCTCGCTACTGGATCGAGAGACGTTCTGGCTCTCCGAGACGCCCGACCAGCCTGGTAGCGTCGGCTGGGATGCCGAGCTGCCACGGATCGCGACCCGCTTCTGGCTGCGCGACGAGCAGACCGGACAGACACTCACGCACTGTAACACGCATCTCGACCACGTGGGGGAGCAGGCCCGACGCGAAGCAGCGGCGCTGCTCGTGCGTGAACTCGACAGCGACGGGCCGACGATTCTGACAGGTGATTGTAATTGTGAACCTGATTCTCCGCCGTATCGACTGCTCGCAGACTCCTCGTTGCGTGACGCTCGTGCTGTGAGTACCACGCCACCCTTCGGCCCCCCGACCACCCGGACGGACTTCGAGTCGCTGCACGACACGTGGATTATCGACCACATCTTCGTCGACAGCGCGTTCTCCGTCCGACAGTCTGGCACCTGCTCAGAGACGGATCGCCGGCATCGCTACCCCTCGGATCATCTGCCGGTACTCGCGGAGCTACAATACGGCAACCATTGATTACCAGTCCTTGCAGTCAGTACAGACGAGCTGGCCAGCGCTGGTCCAACGACGCGTGACCGTTTCCTTGCACTCCGCACAGTGCCCGCCGTCACCGCTCCACGTGAACGTCACTGTCACCGTATCGTCGTTCACGTCCGGCGACTGCGCTCCCGTTTCGTCCTCGGGCGATGTCGATGACTGATCGTCAGCCGTCTCCATGTACTCGGTCAGCGACGAGTCTTCAGGCACAGGAACTGCTACACGGGGGTATTACAAATTCGTTTCGCGGGTGTGCGATGCAGACCTGCTCCCCTACGTTTGTGATCGAGTCCACGGTCTGTATTCGTGATGGCCATGACGCCGACAGGAGTTCCCGGGAAAGGCACAAATGCTCGCTTGAGTTTACGACACCAATATACTATTACACCCCCACAGTACGGGTATGATTCGACGTTCGTTCCTGGCTTCAACTGGTGTCCTCGCCGCCCTCTGTGTCTCGGGCTGTCTAGAGTCCGATGTGCGAGCACCGGGAAATGGGGACGAGACACAGTCGGACGACGACGCAAATTCCAGCGGCGATGACGACCCTCAAGAAGATATGTATCCACTCATCGAACCCGACCCACTCGACGGTATCGACCCGCTCGCCTACGACGTTTCAATCACGTCGGAAGCGACAACTGACTCTCCGCTGACCATCGACGTTGCGCTGACGAACACCGGCGAAGAAACCATCACGTATGGTGAACGTCGGGATGCGATGTTCTGGACGGCCGGGGGTGATGACGACTTCTCACTCTATCCGAAAGGCAGCGTCGAGGACCAGTACGAGTACGACGACGTCTGGTGGCTTCCGGATGGGTTCGCGACGACGATGGACTACCAGACGGCGACAATTGAACCGGGCGCGACACATACGGAAACGCTCGCGCTACTGCACGGCCCGGTCGATGATACCGAGGAGCTCCGAGCGCTCCCGCCGAGCCTCGACTTCGGCGTCGAGTTCGGGTATTCCGCAGATGAAGACGATACGATGCCAAACGGGACGGATGTCTCGTGGGGGTTCCACCTCCGTCTCGGCGAGGAGTAGGTCATTTTTCAGGTCTGGTTGCCGACGCGGTCATCCGCTTCGAGGCTTCGCTGTGCGCGACTGGCAGGATTCAAATCCGGCGGGTATACTATTCGCTCGTCACGTCCGTTCACCGGAAACTACGTTTCCGAGCCATCGCTCACTGCGTTCGCGATGACCTCACAAAATCAATGGGGCCGCTCGGATTTGAACCGAGGTGGCGAGCACCCAAGGCTCGAAGGATACCAAGCTACCCCACGGCCCCGTATAGACAGATTCGAGTGGCTGTATCTAAAGGGTTTCGTTCTCCGTGTGCCCCGTGCTGTGTAGTGACACACCACTTGATCAGCTGGCCGCCAGCTCTCTCGAACTCCGCCTATCCCACTTGCCGAAATTTGTGACAACCATTCTGTACCATGCAATAATACTTATCAACTACGAGGCTGCAAAACATGTGGTATGGCTATCCGGAACGACTCGGTCCTCACCGATTTCAACGCAACAGCCGCACTTCGAGCAGTCGAGGACCGGGTCGGTGACGATATTTTCGTCTGTGGTGAGTTCACCCCGGACGACTTCCATATTCTCTACGTCAGCGATAGAGCACTCGAACAGTACGATAGCGAGACTGATATCTGGGTCGTGGGAGATGTTATTCACGAGTACATGAACGTCGACTTTCTCGAACGGGAGCTGTTTAACGATCTGTACCCGCAGGTCACCGAGACGAACGCATTCGTTACATACACTGATTATGCAGCAATCGTACGGGTGCTCCAGGGCGAGGAAGGATTCTATCTCTCAGTCGATCCGCAGGCACCGGTTTCCGAGATCGTCAATGAACTGACGGCGATACTCGACCAGTAAGGCTATTCGTCAGGCTCGGTACTATCGAGCTCGTCCAATTGTTCGGCGATGTCGTCGTCGGTTGCTTCCGTGGTCGCGGCACGTCGACTCTGTGTGCTGTTTTCCTGTGTGCTCGGCTGGTCGTTCAGGCGGTCGGCGATGTCATCATCAGAGGCCTGTGACGATCCAGATGTCGCCGGAATACCGTCACTGAGCGATGGCTCAGTGTCCTCCGTCTCGTCTTCGAGGTCCGACTCGTCGAGTAGCTCTCCAGGATCGTTCGGATCAACGACTTCGTCGAACAGCGACGAGAACGTGGCGATCAGTTGCTCGTCGTGGCTGTCAGGGTCGATATGGAAATGTGAGATGGTATCCACGCCTTCGAGCCGTTCGAGGAGCGTATGCAGGAACTGAAAAACGACTTCCGGATCGGAGTTCTCCAGGAGTTGTGTGATCGAATCGAAACACAGGACGATCCGGTGATCGCTCTTCGACCATGTCTCACAGAACTTGCTCACAGACGTTCCAATCTCAGTCAGATTGTCGGAGTCTTCGACGATATCGGTCGCGACTGGTGCATCGAAATCCGGATCCGATGACTCTGCGGACCGTAGAACGTCACCGACAGTGATCTGTCCATGCTTGTTCGGCTGTCGTCCAGTCGTTCCCGTATCGAGACGAGTTCGATCAGTTATATCCGCAGGAAAGTTCACACGTATCTCGGCTCTGTTGGCTGCTGGACCGACATCCAGAAGTGTGTCACAGCATTCCTCAGTTACCGATCCTGAAACACCTAGCAGTAATACCGATCCACCTTCCATTACGTCGATCGTGTCATCGCTCATTACTCGTTTGCTCCTAGTCCCTAACTGGCTCAAACCAGTCTCTAACGTAACCGTACCTTCTCACACAACCGTTAATACTTTTGTGTCAGACTCACACCGCCGCCACTACGAAAATTAGGTATACAGCGCTCGGCCAGAGGGGTAACCCCATCATACTAATCAGGGAGTGAAAGGAGTAGCGAGTATGTCCACGGACGAAGATTGGGATAGTGCACTGATACCAACGGGGTTCGATCCCGGCAGTTACTCGTGTGTCCGGTCACTGTCTCGCTGCGGGATCCGAACAATCGTTGCCTCGGAGCACGACGATGTTCCCGCTGCGGGATCACGATTTTGTGACGAGTTTCTCCATATCCCGTCGCCACACGAGGACCTGCTGGACTACCGCGACGCACTCTTGGGAATTGCAGCCCGTGACGACGTCAAGACGATTCTGCCGCTCAGGCCGCAGGACACGTATCTGTTCTCGCTATACGAGTCGCTGTTCGAAGATTACGTCTCACTGGTGACGCCACCGATGGAGACACTCAGAACGGTCCACGACCGAGTGTTGCTCGTCGAGGCGGCGAAATCGGCGGACGTCCCCGTCCCTGAAACCCGTCTCCTTTCCGATGTCGAACACGTCGACCGTGATCTGATCGTTAAATCACGGTACAACTTGCTCGCGAGCGAATACCTCGACTCGTACTCGGAGCGAGAATCGGCGACCGCAAAGTCCGTGAGTCACTACCGGCCGGGGGACGAGTTCGACCGTGATGCGCTCACCGAGGAGATGGGCCACGATCCCATCGTCCAGGAGTACATTCCCTCAAGTGCCGAGTACGTCTTCGGAGCGCTCTACAATCACGGCGACGCAGTTGCGACCTTCCAACACCGCCAAATTCGTGGGAACTCCTACACCGGCGGCGGTGGCGTCTACCGAAAATCGGTCGATATCTCAGAGCTCGAACGTGTCGGACGGCAACTCCTCGACAGCATCGAGTATCACGGCCTCGCTTGCATCGAGTACATGCGTCACGAAGAGACCGATGAGTTCGTCCTCACCGAGATCAACCCCCGGCTCTGGCAGTCGCTGCCCTGTGCGGTCCGTGCCGGTGCTGATTTCCCGTGGTACTACTGGCTACTGGCGACAGGCCAATCCGATCTGATCGACCCACACTACGAGGTCGGCGTCGGGTCGCACCTGCTGTACGGCGAATTCGGGCACCTCCGGAGCGTCTTCACCGACGAGTCACCGATCGTCCCCCGTCCTTCTGCGCGGGGAACGGCCTGGCAGATCGTCCAGTCGTGCTACGATGATCCACACTTCGATAACCTCCGATTCGACGATCCACGACCCTTCGTTCGTGGTCTCGGACACGTCCTGAAAAAAGGGAAGTGAACATGTCTGTCGCCGCCGGAGGCATCCAGCGCGGGGTTTTTGCCCGCTCCGTCGCAACCGTCTGGTGTGACTGACGATAGCCTCTCGTGGGAGACCATCGACTCCCGGATTTCCTACACGTGTCCCGGCTTCGACGTCGTAACCGACGACGTCCGTCTGCCCGATGGCACTGAAACGACGTTCGACTATCTCTCGGAACCACCAGCGGTGATCCTACTACCGTTTACCTCGGACGATGATGTTGTCATCATCGAGGAGTGGCGACAGGCAGTCGGCCGCATCAATCGCGGACTGCCGGTCGGGAGCGTCGAAGCGGACGACGAGTCGCTGATTGCCGCCGCCCGCCGGGAACTCCGTGAGGAGACCGGCTACGAGGGCGATGAGTTCGAGCAGTTGACCACGGTCGAACCGATGAACGGGGCCGCAAACAGCGTCTATCACATTTTTGTCGCGGAGGGCTGTGAACCGACCGCCGAGCAGGACCTCGATCACAACGAAAGTATCCGCGTCGACACAACGACGTTCGAGGCACTTCACGACGCCATCGCCAACGACGAGATCCGCGACGGGCGGACGGTGCTAGCGGTCCTCCGGTACGCGCTGGTCGCCGACGAACGGAATCCTTAGGCCGACACCTGCCCTCGTCCCGAGCATGCGCGACAATTTCGAGCTGCGGGACGCCGACGCTGCGGGACGGATCGGGGAGCTAACCGTCCCGCGGGCTGGCGTCACCGTCGAGACGCCGGCGCTGTTGCCGGTGATCAACCCGAACCTCCAGACGATATCGCCAGCCCGTCTCCACGAGGAGTTCGGCGCGGAGATCCTCATCACCAACTCCTACATCATCCACAACAACGAGGACCTCCGCGAAAGCGCCCGCGAGAATGGCCTGCACGACCTGCTCGATTTCGACGGCGCAATTATGACCGATTCCGGCTCCTTCCAGCTTTCCGAATACGGCGAAATAGACGTCACGACTGACGAGATCCTCCGATTTCAACACGAGATTGGCTCTGACATCGGGACACCAGTCGACATCCCCACACCGCCGGACGTCTCACGCGAGCGCGCGGAATCCGAACTTGCGACGACACAGGAGCGTATCGAGGCGGCTGAATCTATCGACACTGGCGAAATGCTCGTGACGGCCCCCGTCCAGGGGTCGACGTACCCAGACTTACGCGAGCAGGCGGGTGCACACGCTGACAGCACCGACCACGACGTATTCCCGATCGGTGCAGTCGTCCCGCTGATGAACGACTATCGATACGGCGACATGGTCGATGTTGTGGCCGGGGCCAAACGCGGTCTCGGCGTCGATGCTCCGGTACATCTGTTCGGGGCCGGCCATCCGATGATGTTCGCACTTGCGGTCGCGATGGGTTGTGACCTGTTCGACTCTGCTGCCTATGCCCTGTACGCCCGTGACGACCGCTATCTCACCGTTCGCGGGACCGAGCACCTCGACGAACTGGACTATCTCCCCTGCTCGTGTCCAGTCTGTATCGAGCACACGCCCGCCGACCTGCGCGCGCTCGACGATCAGGCGCGCGAGGAAGCCCTCGCAGCGCACAATCTCCACGTTACCTTCGCGGAGATCCGTCGCATCAAGCAGGCCATCCGAAGCGGTAATCTACTCGAACTCGTCGAGGAACGCGCCCGGAGCCACCCTGCGATGCTCGACGGCTATCGCGCACTATGTGATCACACAGACCAGATCGAACGCGAGGATCCTGCCTCGAAGAGCACGTTCTTTTATCTCTCCCACGAGAGCGCGCGACGGCCGGAGGTCCGGCGTCATCACCGTCGTCTTGACCGACTCGATCCCGAGGGGACGGTTCTCCTGACGGAGGGGGCCAGCTCGAACAACTACGACGAATCGTGGCGGATCGTCCCGCCCTTTGGCCCG contains the following coding sequences:
- the cmk gene encoding (d)CMP kinase — encoded protein: MLLTVSGPPGSGKSTTAAALADEFGIEHVSGGDIFRSLADERGYSLAEFNELAEEDDQIDRDLDRRLQTIARERDDIVLESRLSGWLAADEADVRIWLDAPLHVRAVRIADREDKSVEQAKRETEEREASERERYLDYYDIDIADLSIYDLSINTARWDEATVFDLLVESVEGYDTASDEGKLQITADYEF
- a CDS encoding RNA-guided pseudouridylation complex pseudouridine synthase subunit Cbf5, whose protein sequence is MRGPPAERSPAELLSFGVINLDKPPGPSAHQVTGDLRDAVGEHVPEDAYAGEWGAAHSGTLDPKVTGCLPVLLGDATRLAQVFLEGSKEYVAVLELHDDPPSDIEAVVSEFEGRLYQKPPKKSAVSRRLRVREIYDLDLLEVRERQALLRIRCESGTYIRKLCHDIGLALGTGGHMGHLRRTATDPFDDTDLHTMHDLVDALAALDEGEQEQLRDVISPAERALTHIPRVTIAHSAAQEVAEGAPVYAPGVIDVDGVDEKTAEPLVACYTPDGAAVCLGHLVGDPDAERGIVVELERVLV
- a CDS encoding YqjF family protein, which translates into the protein MTNRPTALSMRWEDVLFAHWPVEPALVQPTLPDGLEVDEFEGQAYLSVVAFVMSDISPRGVPVGLSFPELNLRTYVTHGEGPPGIYFYNLDADDRIGVPVARTLFGLPYYRAKMDIARFHEGIRFRSRRTHDGVPPASFDATYRPTGEPYQPGAGTLESFLTERYRFYAVGRDRLPAVDLGGDQLYAGDIAHGPWTLRDADVEIDRNDLFDAAGFDVPESEPIYQYGPEIDVTAGRVRRL
- a CDS encoding endonuclease/exonuclease/phosphatase family protein, with the translated sequence MNTLWVMSYNVRYDTSEDGEDSWSERRDGVAEIVRTRRPDLVGFQEPLPHQLADLRDRLPEYEILGEGRRADGGGEHTPIGFRRDRFSLLDRETFWLSETPDQPGSVGWDAELPRIATRFWLRDEQTGQTLTHCNTHLDHVGEQARREAAALLVRELDSDGPTILTGDCNCEPDSPPYRLLADSSLRDARAVSTTPPFGPPTTRTDFESLHDTWIIDHIFVDSAFSVRQSGTCSETDRRHRYPSDHLPVLAELQYGNH
- a CDS encoding DUF7573 domain-containing protein: MPEDSSLTEYMETADDQSSTSPEDETGAQSPDVNDDTVTVTFTWSGDGGHCAECKETVTRRWTSAGQLVCTDCKDW
- a CDS encoding DUF7504 family protein yields the protein MSDDTIDVMEGGSVLLLGVSGSVTEECCDTLLDVGPAANRAEIRVNFPADITDRTRLDTGTTGRQPNKHGQITVGDVLRSAESSDPDFDAPVATDIVEDSDNLTEIGTSVSKFCETWSKSDHRIVLCFDSITQLLENSDPEVVFQFLHTLLERLEGVDTISHFHIDPDSHDEQLIATFSSLFDEVVDPNDPGELLDESDLEDETEDTEPSLSDGIPATSGSSQASDDDIADRLNDQPSTQENSTQSRRAATTEATDDDIAEQLDELDSTEPDE
- a CDS encoding carboxylate--amine ligase, producing the protein MSTDEDWDSALIPTGFDPGSYSCVRSLSRCGIRTIVASEHDDVPAAGSRFCDEFLHIPSPHEDLLDYRDALLGIAARDDVKTILPLRPQDTYLFSLYESLFEDYVSLVTPPMETLRTVHDRVLLVEAAKSADVPVPETRLLSDVEHVDRDLIVKSRYNLLASEYLDSYSERESATAKSVSHYRPGDEFDRDALTEEMGHDPIVQEYIPSSAEYVFGALYNHGDAVATFQHRQIRGNSYTGGGGVYRKSVDISELERVGRQLLDSIEYHGLACIEYMRHEETDEFVLTEINPRLWQSLPCAVRAGADFPWYYWLLATGQSDLIDPHYEVGVGSHLLYGEFGHLRSVFTDESPIVPRPSARGTAWQIVQSCYDDPHFDNLRFDDPRPFVRGLGHVLKKGK
- a CDS encoding NUDIX hydrolase, translating into MTDDSLSWETIDSRISYTCPGFDVVTDDVRLPDGTETTFDYLSEPPAVILLPFTSDDDVVIIEEWRQAVGRINRGLPVGSVEADDESLIAAARRELREETGYEGDEFEQLTTVEPMNGAANSVYHIFVAEGCEPTAEQDLDHNESIRVDTTTFEALHDAIANDEIRDGRTVLAVLRYALVADERNP
- the tgtA gene encoding tRNA guanosine(15) transglycosylase TgtA, which translates into the protein MRDNFELRDADAAGRIGELTVPRAGVTVETPALLPVINPNLQTISPARLHEEFGAEILITNSYIIHNNEDLRESARENGLHDLLDFDGAIMTDSGSFQLSEYGEIDVTTDEILRFQHEIGSDIGTPVDIPTPPDVSRERAESELATTQERIEAAESIDTGEMLVTAPVQGSTYPDLREQAGAHADSTDHDVFPIGAVVPLMNDYRYGDMVDVVAGAKRGLGVDAPVHLFGAGHPMMFALAVAMGCDLFDSAAYALYARDDRYLTVRGTEHLDELDYLPCSCPVCIEHTPADLRALDDQAREEALAAHNLHVTFAEIRRIKQAIRSGNLLELVEERARSHPAMLDGYRALCDHTDQIEREDPASKSTFFYLSHESARRPEVRRHHRRLDRLDPEGTVLLTEGASSNNYDESWRIVPPFGPFPRALSETYPLTAEVPDRLDASAYEAAADGVARVVESNPETEFSLGHWDWPPSALDRVPSRVESFALGEK